A genome region from Ignavibacteriales bacterium includes the following:
- a CDS encoding S8 family serine peptidase produces the protein MNIIATCDFVNHDPNVANQGDMGEGSHGTATLSIIGGFKEGQLVGPAYASNFILAKTENTDSETPVEEDNWIAGLEWADSIGVDVTSTSLSYLDYDSPFTSYTWQDMDGNTALITIAADLAAGKGIVVVNAASNNGLNTSHNTLGAPADGDSVFTIGAVTSSGTRSSFSSVGPTFDGRFKPDLMAMGSNVYHASSFGNSYSAGSGTSFSCPLAAGVCALIIQKIRLLLLWKYCSY, from the coding sequence ATGAATATTATTGCAACATGTGATTTTGTTAACCACGATCCAAACGTAGCAAATCAAGGTGATATGGGTGAAGGATCTCACGGAACTGCAACTTTATCTATTATAGGTGGATTTAAAGAAGGACAATTAGTTGGTCCGGCCTACGCTTCAAATTTTATATTGGCTAAAACAGAAAACACCGATAGTGAAACCCCTGTTGAAGAAGATAATTGGATTGCCGGACTTGAATGGGCAGATAGTATTGGTGTTGATGTAACTTCTACATCTCTAAGCTATTTAGATTATGATTCACCTTTTACAAGTTATACTTGGCAAGACATGGATGGTAATACCGCACTTATTACAATTGCTGCAGATCTTGCAGCCGGAAAGGGAATTGTAGTTGTAAATGCAGCAAGTAATAATGGTTTGAACACATCGCATAATACGTTAGGTGCGCCTGCTGATGGTGATAGTGTTTTCACAATCGGCGCAGTTACTTCTAGTGGAACGCGTTCATCTTTTAGTTCAGTTGGGCCTACCTTTGATGGCCGATTTAAACCTGATTTAATGGCAATGGGTTCAAATGTTTATCATGCAAGCTCATTTGGAAATTCTTACTCTGCTGGAAGTGGAACTTCGTTTAGTTGTCCTTTAGCTGCAGGCGTTTGTGCGCTTATCATACAAAAAATCCGTCTCTTACTCCTATGGAAGTATTGCAGTTATTAA
- a CDS encoding peptidyl-prolyl cis-trans isomerase: protein MKGLDEIGSKPIFSFNNYTETVSDFYSKLKSETEFSGKRFSEDVIKKGITKYSEQALLEQKALVLDKTDPQFADLMKDYQNGIFIFKLQEEEVWNKVSVDSIKLYDYYQKNIEKYSWPDRVGYTEIYARKDSVIKHYYSLLKDGENFDSLAAKTERSQVKDKSGKYDLQVIGSSEFSKIVNNLNKIGDYTEPIANPGGFSILRLDVKDSARLKTFEEAKPEVSGGFQEYESKRLENEYIDSLKKKYLPVINYDELRKAFKQNSN, encoded by the coding sequence ATGAAAGGCTTAGATGAAATTGGCAGCAAACCAATATTTAGCTTTAATAACTACACAGAAACCGTGAGTGATTTTTATTCAAAACTAAAATCTGAAACTGAATTTAGTGGTAAAAGATTTTCTGAAGATGTAATTAAAAAAGGTATTACTAAATATTCTGAACAGGCATTGCTTGAACAAAAAGCACTGGTACTTGATAAAACCGATCCTCAATTTGCTGATCTGATGAAAGATTACCAAAATGGAATATTTATCTTCAAATTGCAGGAAGAAGAAGTATGGAATAAAGTAAGTGTAGATAGTATTAAGTTATATGATTACTATCAAAAGAATATAGAAAAATATTCCTGGCCGGATAGAGTTGGCTATACTGAAATCTATGCAAGAAAAGATTCTGTTATTAAACATTATTATAGCTTGCTAAAAGATGGAGAAAATTTTGATTCGTTAGCTGCAAAAACTGAAAGATCACAAGTAAAGGATAAAAGCGGCAAATATGATTTGCAGGTTATTGGTTCCAGTGAGTTTTCTAAAATCGTAAATAACTTAAATAAGATTGGTGATTACACTGAACCAATTGCTAATCCGGGTGGTTTCTCAATCTTAAGATTAGATGTTAAAGATTCTGCAAGATTAAAAACATTTGAAGAAGCTAAACCTGAAGTTTCTGGTGGATTCCAAGAGTATGAAAGTAAACGACTTGAAAATGAATATATCGATTCCTTAAAGAAAAAGTATTTGCCCGTTATTAATTATGATGAATTGCGAAAAGCATTTAAACAAAACAGTAATTAA
- a CDS encoding T9SS type A sorting domain-containing protein — MGLFDILGNEVKTLVNEDVQAGSYEISVDGSNLASGTYFVKMISQSNQQTIKISLIK; from the coding sequence ATGGGTTTGTTTGATATTTTAGGAAATGAAGTTAAAACGCTAGTTAATGAAGATGTGCAAGCGGGATCGTATGAAATAAGCGTTGACGGCAGTAACTTAGCAAGTGGAACTTATTTTGTTAAGATGATTTCTCAAAGCAATCAACAAACAATTAAAATAAGTCTAATTAAGTAA
- the apbC gene encoding iron-sulfur cluster carrier protein ApbC: MFEITKSTIVNSLKKFSNDKVNTSTLALNSIRKFEFSNDNLLLDISLNTNSSDDIKSLIIDHLKKEFNGLNTIELNIISKSASNVSTHKDARKDAVLPGVKNTIAVASGKGGVGKSTVAVNLAVALAKDGASVGLIDADIYGPSIPLMLGTTDKPKVYQAENSVKMIPLESHGIKFMSIGLLVDDKAPVIWRGPMASGAIKQFMTDVDWGELDFLLFDMPPGTGDIQLTLVQTIPLTGAVIVTTPQEVSLIDARKALKMFERVNVPILGVVENMSYFIAPDTGKQYDIFGSGGGQQMCDELNAPLLGGIPIDPRIRMGGDKGEPMVICMPEANETKILFDISHKLTEQVNIRNANASEKIEILLGDDD; encoded by the coding sequence ATGTTCGAGATCACAAAAAGTACTATAGTAAATTCATTAAAAAAGTTTAGTAATGATAAAGTAAATACAAGTACATTAGCGCTAAATTCAATTAGAAAATTTGAGTTTAGTAACGATAATTTATTGTTAGATATTTCTCTAAATACAAATAGCTCAGATGATATAAAGAGTTTGATTATTGATCACTTAAAAAAAGAATTTAACGGATTGAATACTATTGAATTAAATATTATCTCAAAATCAGCTTCAAATGTATCCACTCATAAAGATGCTAGAAAAGATGCAGTGCTTCCAGGAGTTAAAAATACAATTGCAGTTGCTAGCGGTAAAGGTGGAGTAGGTAAAAGCACGGTTGCAGTAAATCTTGCAGTTGCTCTTGCAAAAGATGGAGCAAGTGTTGGTTTAATAGATGCTGATATTTATGGACCAAGTATTCCTCTAATGCTCGGAACAACAGATAAACCAAAAGTTTATCAAGCAGAAAATTCTGTTAAAATGATTCCTCTTGAAAGCCATGGAATAAAATTTATGTCAATCGGACTTTTAGTGGATGATAAAGCTCCAGTTATTTGGCGCGGACCAATGGCAAGCGGTGCAATAAAACAATTTATGACTGATGTTGATTGGGGCGAACTTGATTTTCTTCTTTTTGATATGCCTCCCGGTACAGGCGATATACAATTAACATTAGTTCAAACAATTCCATTAACTGGTGCTGTTATAGTTACAACACCTCAAGAGGTTTCACTTATTGATGCACGTAAAGCTTTAAAAATGTTTGAACGGGTTAATGTTCCAATTCTGGGTGTAGTTGAAAATATGAGTTACTTTATTGCTCCTGATACCGGAAAGCAATATGATATTTTTGGTTCCGGCGGAGGACAACAAATGTGTGATGAACTCAACGCACCGTTACTTGGCGGTATTCCAATAGATCCAAGAATTAGAATGGGTGGAGATAAAGGAGAACCTATGGTAATTTGTATGCCGGAAGCAAATGAAACAAAAATTTTATTTGATATTTCACACAAGCTAACTGAACAAGTTAATATCAGAAACGCTAACGCATCAGAAAAGATAGAAATACTGCTTGGTGATGATGATTAA
- a CDS encoding peptidyl-prolyl cis-trans isomerase: protein MLISKFESSEDIDYSDNELLEYYESNKGYFRLNSDSYQLNKVSFSNEDNAIKFRNYALDSDWKKAVSVFVSDSSLVKNIESEFVEENNIYPVQLSRIINDFYPEEISIVITEKPGYYSIVQFLSKYGKQSTPPLEIIKSKVAKRFIAEKRKFLLKNILKLFIPKMKLR, encoded by the coding sequence ATGCTGATTAGTAAATTCGAATCCTCGGAAGATATAGATTACTCAGATAATGAACTGCTTGAATATTATGAATCTAACAAGGGTTATTTCAGGTTAAATTCGGATTCATATCAATTGAATAAAGTCTCGTTCAGCAATGAAGATAACGCAATAAAATTTAGAAATTATGCTTTAGATAGTGATTGGAAAAAGGCTGTAAGTGTTTTTGTAAGTGATTCATCGCTTGTTAAAAATATTGAATCCGAGTTTGTTGAAGAAAATAATATCTATCCTGTCCAACTATCCAGAATAATAAATGATTTTTACCCTGAAGAAATTAGTATTGTAATTACAGAAAAACCTGGATATTATTCCATAGTACAATTCCTAAGTAAATACGGCAAACAATCGACACCGCCATTAGAGATAATTAAATCAAAAGTTGCGAAAAGATTTATTGCTGAGAAAAGAAAATTCTTGTTGAAGAATATCTTAAAACTCTTTATTCCCAAAATGAAATTGAGATAA
- a CDS encoding AAA family ATPase, translating to MSETGPGSNDVQLVEQLNKKVLQIKSEIAKVIVGQDEIINQLIISLLSRGHCLLVGVPGLAKTLLIKTLAEVMDLKFSRIQFTPDLMPSDITGTEILEEDLATKRRNFRFISGPIFANIILADEINRTPPKTQAALLEAMQEHKVTAAGHTYQLPEPFFVLATQNPIEQEGTYPLPEAQLDRFMFNLWLDYPSVEEELKIVQTTTSEYKASLNKVVSADELIIFQDLVRKVPVAQNVIEFAVKVSNMTRPTNGTSPKYVKDWVIWGAGPRASQYLVMAAKTRAIIQGRFTPNIDDVKASMLPVLRHRIITNFSAEAEGIASVDVIKRVEAEA from the coding sequence GTGAGCGAAACAGGTCCAGGCAGCAATGATGTTCAATTAGTAGAACAATTAAATAAAAAAGTACTGCAAATAAAATCTGAAATTGCCAAAGTTATTGTTGGGCAAGATGAGATTATTAATCAACTTATTATTTCGTTGTTATCGCGCGGTCATTGCTTATTAGTTGGTGTGCCGGGTCTTGCAAAAACTCTCTTGATCAAAACGCTTGCAGAAGTCATGGATTTGAAGTTTAGCCGTATCCAGTTTACTCCAGATCTTATGCCTAGTGATATAACGGGAACAGAAATTCTAGAAGAAGATCTTGCGACAAAGAGAAGAAATTTTAGATTTATTTCTGGACCAATCTTTGCTAACATAATTCTTGCTGATGAAATAAATAGAACACCACCTAAAACTCAAGCTGCTTTGTTGGAAGCAATGCAAGAGCATAAAGTAACTGCCGCAGGTCATACATATCAATTACCCGAACCATTTTTTGTTCTTGCAACTCAAAATCCAATTGAACAAGAGGGAACATATCCGTTACCTGAGGCACAACTTGATAGATTTATGTTCAATCTTTGGTTGGATTATCCTTCTGTAGAAGAGGAATTAAAGATAGTACAAACAACAACGAGTGAATATAAAGCAAGTTTAAACAAAGTTGTTTCTGCAGATGAACTAATAATTTTTCAAGATCTTGTTAGAAAAGTTCCCGTTGCACAAAATGTAATTGAATTTGCTGTTAAAGTTTCTAATATGACGAGACCAACGAATGGCACCTCTCCAAAATATGTTAAGGATTGGGTAATCTGGGGTGCTGGCCCAAGAGCTTCTCAGTATTTAGTTATGGCTGCAAAAACTCGAGCAATTATTCAAGGCAGATTTACTCCTAATATAGATGATGTAAAAGCATCAATGCTTCCTGTACTAAGACACAGAATAATTACAAATTTTAGTGCTGAGGCTGAAGGAATAGCTTCTGTTGATGTGATAAAAAGAGTTGAAGCTGAGGCGTAA
- a CDS encoding class I tRNA ligase family protein: protein MSLYFPLGKRYQPSLEKYVAEMNDLFGWKPNVLQCGRSWFKDGLNDRAITRDLDWGIKGSCRECCRKSTFMFGSKLFLGIFLRLKNCSS from the coding sequence GTAAAAGATATCAACCAAGCTTAGAAAAGTATGTTGCTGAAATGAATGACCTTTTTGGATGGAAGCCTAATGTGTTGCAATGTGGCAGAAGCTGGTTTAAAGACGGGCTTAATGACCGTGCTATAACACGTGATCTAGATTGGGGAATCAAAGGTTCCTGTCGAGAGTGCTGCAGGAAAAGTACTTTTATGTTTGGTTCGAAGCTGTTCTTGGGTATATTTCTTCGACTAAAGAATTGCTCTAGTTAA
- a CDS encoding class I tRNA ligase family protein has protein sequence MWRKYYWQNPTTKYVAFIGKDNIVFHTIIFPAILMAWNEGGNEQYCLPQNVPANEYLNF, from the coding sequence TTGTGGAGAAAGTATTATTGGCAAAATCCAACTACAAAATATGTTGCATTTATTGGTAAAGACAATATAGTATTTCATACAATAATTTTCCCGGCAATTTTAATGGCGTGGAATGAAGGAGGAAATGAGCAATACTGTTTACCGCAAAATGTTCCTGCAAATGAATATTTGAATTTTTGA
- a CDS encoding AI-2E family transporter, with protein sequence MDQVLASLKDFSLNEELNDLEKKDIGCFSLFNKGELSNKVQEILSTSFNDAINHITQYVSGIVSIAAFLVIVPFITFYLLKDSAVIHKSLIHILPNKYFEMSYWILKRISLQLGRFVRGWIFDAMFVGTAIGFGFYFIGLPNALPLGAIAGIGHLIPYLGPIIGGVPAIVLSIMQTGDLSQVPLIMMIVALTYTLDNGIVQPYVFSKSVDMHPIIIILLIIIGGELFGLIGMLLAVPTTTVIKTAATEIYFAYKNYSIARL encoded by the coding sequence ATGGATCAAGTATTAGCATCACTAAAAGATTTTTCTTTAAACGAAGAACTAAATGATCTTGAAAAAAAAGATATTGGGTGTTTTTCCCTTTTTAACAAAGGCGAACTTTCTAATAAAGTTCAAGAGATTTTATCAACATCATTTAATGATGCAATAAACCACATCACACAATATGTTAGCGGAATCGTTTCAATTGCTGCTTTTTTAGTCATCGTCCCGTTCATCACATTTTATCTGCTTAAAGACAGTGCTGTAATTCATAAATCATTAATTCATATTCTTCCAAATAAATATTTTGAAATGTCTTATTGGATATTGAAAAGAATCAGTCTGCAACTTGGCAGGTTTGTTAGAGGCTGGATTTTTGATGCAATGTTTGTTGGTACAGCAATAGGTTTTGGATTTTATTTTATAGGATTACCAAACGCACTTCCTCTTGGTGCAATTGCTGGCATCGGTCATTTAATTCCATATCTAGGACCGATAATCGGCGGTGTACCCGCAATTGTACTCTCAATAATGCAAACTGGTGATTTATCCCAAGTGCCATTAATTATGATGATTGTTGCTTTAACCTATACATTAGATAATGGTATAGTTCAGCCTTATGTTTTTTCAAAAAGCGTGGACATGCATCCAATTATAATTATACTACTTATTATAATCGGTGGTGAGTTGTTTGGATTAATTGGAATGTTATTGGCAGTTCCTACAACAACAGTTATAAAAACAGCGGCTACAGAGATATATTTTGCGTATAAAAATTATTCGATTGCTAGATTGTAG
- a CDS encoding NifU family protein, whose protein sequence is MENEIQKALNNIRPYLQADNGDVELVEVTNDGIVKVRLTGSCEICPLSIMTLRAGIERAIMKEVPSVRRIEAVS, encoded by the coding sequence ATGGAAAACGAAATACAAAAAGCACTAAACAACATTAGGCCCTATTTACAGGCAGATAATGGAGATGTTGAGTTAGTTGAAGTTACAAATGATGGGATTGTAAAAGTAAGATTAACAGGTTCCTGTGAGATCTGTCCATTATCAATTATGACATTAAGAGCAGGAATTGAAAGGGCAATTATGAAAGAAGTACCATCAGTAAGAAGAATAGAAGCTGTTAGTTAA